A stretch of the Zeugodacus cucurbitae isolate PBARC_wt_2022May chromosome 6, idZeuCucr1.2, whole genome shotgun sequence genome encodes the following:
- the LOC105217463 gene encoding deubiquitinase DESI2 encodes MHTNKAKFSKFNFGSCFDSPFTRGHNERDETITATTTTATSTTTGTSRRQQTRNCDHARLGVFCEPVKLNVYDILRINELSSYIGLGVFHSGVELYGSEFAYGGHQFPFTGIFEMLPRDYADLGPNFQFRQTVQLGCTQFTNDQVYQIVEELGQKFTGNSYHLIHNNCNHFCDYMAQFLCGKGIPGWVNRLATISGYVPFLQRLLPRDWLTPRSTLHESVTILDNSNATSYANVLNKER; translated from the coding sequence ATGCATACGAATAAAGCGAAGTTTAGTAAATTCAATTTCGGCAGCTGCTTTGATTCACCATTCACACGAGGACATAATGAAAGAGACGAAACGATCACAGCAACGACAACTACAGCCACCAGCACCACGACAGGCACATCGAGACGCCAACAAACGCGTAACTGTGATCATGCGCGACTGGGTGTCTTCTGTGAACCGGTCAAACTGAATGTCTACGATATATTGCGTATCAATGAGTTGTCCTCCTACATCGGGCTCGGCGTCTTTCATTCAGGTGTCGAATTGTATGGCAGCGAATTCGCTTATGGCGGTCATCAATTCCCTTTCACTGGCatttttgaaatgttgccaCGCGATTACGCGGATCTGGGGCCGAATTTTCAATTTCGTCAGACGGTACAACTGGGTTGTACGCAATTCACCAACGATCAGGTGTATCAGATTGTCGAAGAGTTGGGTCAGAAATTCACTGGCAACTCGTATCATTTGATACATAATAATTGTAATCACTTCTGTGATTATATGGCGCAATTTCTTTGTGGTAAAGGTATACCTGGTTGGGTGAATCGTTTGGCAACAATTAGCGGTTATGTGCCGTTCTTGCAACGTCTACTACCACGCGATTGGCTGACGCCACGTAGTACGTTGCACGAAAGTGTAACCATTTTGGATAACAGTAATGCAACTTCTTATGCGAATGTGTTGAATAAAGAGAGATGA